A window of Chitinophagales bacterium contains these coding sequences:
- a CDS encoding DUF2256 domain-containing protein, with translation MPQKICLTCGRPFFWRKKWEKVWEEVKYCSDRCRGNRKTKT, from the coding sequence TTGCCACAAAAGATCTGTTTAACCTGTGGAAGACCCTTTTTTTGGCGTAAAAAGTGGGAAAAGGTCTGGGAGGAAGTAAAGTACTGCAGCGATCGTTGTCGGGGAAACCGTAAAACAAAGACCTAA
- a CDS encoding GIY-YIG nuclease family protein, translated as MFFVYILHSASSGKTYTGFTINVERRLEEHNIAESSGFTLRYRPWTLIHTEPFEKKAEAMKREKYLKTGKGREEIKRIIQNYLDNLSVRYPPQAEKD; from the coding sequence ATGTTTTTCGTGTATATTCTACATTCCGCATCCTCAGGTAAAACCTACACCGGTTTCACCATTAACGTAGAGCGAAGACTTGAAGAACATAATATTGCTGAATCCTCCGGATTTACACTTCGCTACAGGCCGTGGACTTTGATTCACACCGAACCTTTTGAAAAGAAGGCTGAGGCAATGAAGAGGGAAAAATATCTAAAGACTGGAAAAGGTCGAGAAGAAATAAAAAGAATCATTCAAAATTATCTAGATAATTTATCGGTGCGGTATCCGCCGCAGGCGGAAAAGGACTGA
- the recQ gene encoding DNA helicase RecQ yields MATTSEKKAPRKKAASNGKTTTTKEKSTKKRLDLHEALKTYFGFDSFKGNQERIIESVLAGKDTFVIKPTGGGKSLCYQLPALVSDGVAIIVSPLIALMKNQVDLIRGYSSNDNVAHFLNSTLNKKEIKEVHDDLLNGHTKMLYVAPETLTKQENLEFFSDLKVSFFAVDEAHCISEWGHDFRPEYRRLREMMVQINPDVPVIALTATATPKVQSDIVKNLDLREPKIYISSFNRPNLYYEIQPKIKKDLTLKHMAKFIVQNKGKSGIIYTTNRKTTEELADMLAANGIKAVAYHAGLDSKLRSKRQDQFLNEDVQVIVATIAFGMGIDKPDIRFVMHYNIPKSIENYYQETGRAGRDGLEGKCVLYYSHKDVSKLEHLMRDKPLSEREVGAQLINETVAFAESGVCRRKVLMSYFGEEYETENCGSCDNCLHPKERVEAKEETMTVLKTIKALDERFATDYTVNIIIGKLTPQIKMFRHDGIDVFAGGNDKEPHFWNSLVRQMLLEGLLEKDIEEYGVLKITKKGNDFYKKPKSFPIVLNNLFEEANADDDEGAETAAGAAADDRLFEMLKELRQKEAKKKGLPPFVIFLESSLQDMATLYPIKVDDLDKCQGVSKGKAVRYGKPFVEMIARYVEENNIERPDDFVMKSVVNKSGNKVFIIQNVDKKIPLESIARSKGMKLEEMLEEMETIAASGTKLNLDYAINDMLDEYEQEDILEYFKGCETSSLQVALEELSEHDFTWEQLKIMRIKFLSQYGM; encoded by the coding sequence ATGGCAACAACATCTGAAAAAAAGGCACCCCGAAAGAAGGCTGCTTCGAACGGAAAGACCACTACTACCAAAGAAAAATCGACCAAAAAGCGGCTCGACCTTCATGAAGCCCTGAAAACCTACTTCGGCTTCGATTCGTTCAAAGGCAACCAGGAAAGGATCATCGAGTCGGTTTTGGCTGGCAAGGATACCTTTGTTATCAAACCTACCGGAGGCGGAAAAAGTCTCTGTTACCAGCTTCCGGCGCTGGTAAGCGACGGAGTGGCCATCATTGTTTCTCCCCTGATCGCCCTGATGAAGAACCAGGTGGATCTTATCCGGGGATACAGCAGCAACGACAACGTGGCCCACTTTCTGAATTCTACCCTGAATAAAAAAGAGATCAAAGAGGTGCACGATGACCTGTTGAACGGACATACAAAAATGCTCTATGTAGCACCGGAAACCCTCACCAAGCAGGAAAACCTGGAGTTTTTCAGCGATTTGAAGGTTTCATTCTTTGCGGTTGACGAAGCACACTGTATCTCGGAATGGGGACACGATTTTCGTCCCGAGTACCGCCGCCTCCGTGAAATGATGGTCCAGATCAACCCGGATGTACCCGTGATCGCTCTGACGGCCACGGCCACACCCAAGGTGCAGAGTGATATTGTGAAGAACCTGGACCTGCGGGAACCGAAGATCTATATCTCTTCGTTTAACCGCCCCAACCTGTATTACGAGATCCAGCCCAAGATAAAAAAGGACCTTACCCTGAAGCACATGGCGAAGTTCATTGTGCAGAACAAGGGCAAGAGCGGGATCATTTATACCACCAACCGGAAAACAACGGAAGAGCTGGCCGATATGCTGGCCGCGAATGGCATCAAGGCCGTGGCTTATCATGCCGGCCTGGATAGCAAACTGCGGTCAAAACGCCAGGACCAGTTCTTAAATGAAGATGTACAGGTCATCGTGGCCACCATCGCCTTTGGAATGGGTATTGATAAACCGGATATCCGGTTTGTGATGCATTATAATATCCCGAAGTCTATTGAGAATTATTACCAGGAGACCGGTCGCGCCGGAAGGGATGGCCTCGAAGGAAAATGTGTGCTCTATTATTCGCACAAGGATGTATCCAAACTGGAGCACCTGATGCGCGACAAACCGCTTAGCGAAAGAGAGGTCGGCGCCCAGCTGATCAACGAAACAGTGGCCTTTGCGGAAAGTGGTGTCTGCCGGCGCAAGGTGCTGATGAGTTATTTTGGTGAAGAATATGAAACAGAGAATTGCGGAAGCTGTGATAACTGTCTCCACCCGAAAGAACGCGTAGAAGCCAAGGAAGAAACGATGACCGTGTTAAAGACCATCAAGGCGCTCGACGAGCGTTTTGCCACGGACTACACCGTCAATATCATCATTGGAAAATTAACCCCGCAGATCAAGATGTTCCGTCACGACGGCATCGATGTATTTGCCGGGGGTAATGATAAAGAACCTCATTTCTGGAATTCACTTGTCCGGCAGATGCTCCTCGAGGGGTTGCTGGAAAAGGATATTGAGGAATATGGGGTGCTCAAGATCACGAAGAAGGGGAATGATTTTTATAAAAAACCCAAGTCCTTCCCCATTGTGCTCAACAACCTGTTTGAAGAGGCCAATGCCGATGATGACGAAGGGGCCGAGACAGCCGCCGGCGCCGCGGCAGACGACAGGCTTTTTGAAATGCTTAAAGAGTTGAGGCAAAAAGAAGCCAAGAAGAAGGGCCTGCCACCATTTGTCATCTTCCTGGAATCATCCTTGCAGGACATGGCCACGCTTTACCCCATTAAGGTGGATGACCTGGATAAATGCCAGGGCGTGAGCAAGGGCAAGGCGGTACGGTATGGGAAGCCGTTTGTGGAAATGATCGCACGGTATGTAGAGGAGAACAATATTGAAAGACCCGACGATTTTGTGATGAAGAGTGTGGTGAATAAGAGTGGGAACAAGGTCTTTATCATTCAGAATGTAGACAAAAAGATTCCGCTGGAGTCTATTGCGCGGAGCAAGGGGATGAAGTTGGAGGAGATGCTGGAAGAAATGGAGACCATTGCCGCGAGCGGCACCAAGCTCAATTTGGACTACGCTATAAATGATATGCTCGATGAATACGAGCAGGAAGATATCCTCGAATATTTTAAAGGTTGTGAAACATCCAGCCTTCAGGTGGCACTCGAAGAACTTTCGGAGCATGATTTTACCTGGGAGCAGTTGAAGATCATGCGAATAAAGTTCTTGAGTCAGTATGGGATGTAG
- a CDS encoding mannose-1-phosphate guanylyltransferase: MSKNHNYVAIMAGGIGSRFWPMSRTNYPKQFLDILQTGKTLIQQTFDRYRKMVPAENIFVITSQEYIPLVKEQLPKLPVENILGEPSRKNTAPCIAYISFKLIQKDPEARMIVAPADNLILDTDEFVKTANRALDFVSHINALLTIGIKPTYPNTGYGYIQHETMPAAPEVYKVKTFTEKPNLDLAKTFIASGDFLWNAGIFIWKIKNVINAFERFLPEMHEVFAAEKDKFNTDKELEAIESIYPQCTNISIDFGIMEKADNVYVIPASFSWSDLGTWNSAWENMEKDYLENAVAGENVMVMDATKCVVKAPDKKLVVLQGLDDFIVVDTNDVLLICKKDKEQEIKEFVAEVKRNKGDRFL, translated from the coding sequence ATGAGCAAGAACCACAATTATGTAGCCATTATGGCCGGAGGCATTGGGAGTCGTTTTTGGCCCATGAGCCGGACCAATTACCCCAAGCAATTCCTGGATATCCTGCAGACAGGGAAAACCCTTATTCAGCAAACATTTGACCGATATCGTAAAATGGTACCGGCTGAAAACATCTTTGTCATCACCAGCCAGGAATATATTCCGCTGGTGAAAGAGCAATTACCCAAACTACCGGTAGAGAATATCCTGGGTGAGCCTTCGCGCAAGAACACCGCGCCTTGCATTGCCTATATTTCCTTTAAACTGATTCAAAAGGACCCCGAAGCCCGCATGATCGTGGCCCCGGCCGATAACCTGATCCTGGATACGGATGAGTTTGTGAAAACCGCCAACAGGGCCCTTGATTTTGTCAGCCATATCAACGCGCTGTTGACGATCGGAATAAAACCCACCTATCCGAATACAGGATATGGTTATATCCAGCACGAGACCATGCCGGCCGCGCCGGAGGTATATAAGGTGAAGACCTTTACCGAAAAACCCAATCTTGACCTGGCCAAGACCTTTATCGCCAGCGGTGATTTTCTGTGGAATGCCGGGATCTTTATCTGGAAGATCAAGAATGTGATCAACGCCTTTGAACGTTTCCTGCCTGAAATGCATGAAGTATTTGCCGCAGAAAAGGATAAGTTCAATACCGACAAGGAACTCGAAGCCATCGAATCCATTTACCCGCAATGCACCAATATCAGTATTGATTTTGGGATCATGGAAAAAGCGGATAATGTTTATGTGATTCCCGCCTCCTTCTCCTGGAGCGACCTGGGTACCTGGAACAGCGCCTGGGAAAATATGGAAAAGGACTACCTGGAAAATGCCGTGGCCGGGGAAAATGTCATGGTGATGGATGCGACAAAATGTGTGGTGAAAGCGCCAGATAAGAAATTGGTGGTATTACAAGGCCTGGATGATTTTATTGTGGTGGACACAAACGATGTGTTGCTTATTTGTAAAAAAGATAAGGAACAGGAGATAAAAGAATTTGTGGCAGAGGTGAAGCGGAATAAGGGTGATCGGTTTCTCTAA
- a CDS encoding 3'-5' exonuclease: protein MTFPYHNTLFLDIETVPQYPDYTDMPGDWKKLWDHKASILIKDKEKDNAASIYNRAGIYAEFGKIVCISCGVLQGNGSERKMVLKSFYGEDEKVLLYAFGEMLAKWSSGEPKFLCAHNGKEFDFPYLCRRMVINGIPIPGILQLTGKKPWEITHLDTLELWKFGDFKSYTSLNLLALSLGIPTPKDDIDGSMVWEVYWKEKNLTRIVEYCQKDVVTVAQILLRMGGEPPIAAQHIEIKKA from the coding sequence ATGACTTTCCCCTACCATAACACCCTCTTCCTCGATATAGAAACGGTACCCCAATACCCTGACTATACCGATATGCCCGGGGATTGGAAGAAACTCTGGGACCACAAAGCATCCATCCTCATTAAGGATAAAGAAAAAGACAACGCGGCTTCCATCTATAACCGCGCAGGCATCTATGCCGAATTTGGTAAGATCGTCTGCATCAGCTGTGGCGTATTACAAGGAAACGGATCTGAGCGAAAGATGGTCCTCAAATCTTTTTACGGAGAAGATGAAAAGGTATTGTTATACGCCTTTGGGGAAATGCTGGCCAAATGGTCTTCGGGTGAACCAAAGTTTCTCTGTGCCCACAACGGGAAGGAATTTGATTTCCCCTATCTCTGTCGCCGCATGGTGATCAATGGAATTCCCATTCCGGGTATCCTGCAGCTTACGGGAAAGAAACCCTGGGAGATCACGCACTTGGATACGCTTGAACTTTGGAAATTTGGTGATTTTAAAAGTTATACTTCACTCAATCTATTGGCACTATCGCTGGGTATTCCCACACCAAAAGATGATATTGACGGGAGTATGGTATGGGAAGTATATTGGAAAGAAAAGAACCTGACCCGCATAGTGGAATACTGTCAAAAAGATGTGGTAACGGTGGCACAGATCCTTTTGCGCATGGGCGGAGAACCTCCGATCGCCGCGCAACATATTGAAATCAAAAAGGCCTGA
- a CDS encoding MmcQ/YjbR family DNA-binding protein: MNIESLRDYCLSKPGAEEALPFGPDTLVFKVNGKAFLLVGLDNEDLRFNVKCDPELALELREQYPCVLPGYHMNKKHWNTVVVDGSIPVSTLKKFIDHSYTLVAEPKKKTTRKSK; encoded by the coding sequence ATGAATATAGAATCCCTCCGCGATTATTGTCTGTCAAAGCCCGGTGCCGAAGAGGCGCTTCCTTTTGGTCCGGATACGCTGGTATTTAAAGTAAATGGCAAGGCCTTTCTATTGGTGGGATTAGATAATGAAGACCTTCGTTTTAATGTAAAATGTGATCCGGAGCTGGCGCTTGAATTAAGGGAACAGTATCCTTGTGTACTCCCGGGATATCATATGAACAAGAAACATTGGAATACGGTAGTAGTAGACGGGTCCATTCCGGTTTCTACCTTAAAGAAATTTATCGATCATTCTTATACCCTGGTGGCAGAACCAAAAAAGAAAACTACCCGAAAATCAAAATAG
- the nadA gene encoding quinolinate synthase NadA gives MEKEIITAARQQVPKKGFLDIEIDPTLDLFAAIERLKKEKNAVVLAHYYQEPDIQDVADYIGDSLGLAQQAEKTNADMIVFAGVHFMAETAKILNPTKKVVIPDLNAGCSLSDSCPPPLFKKFKEKHPDHVVVSYINCSAGIKALSDVIVTSSNARVIVESFPKDQKIIFAPDKNLGAYINKVTGRDMLLWNGACMVHEIFSLEKITKLKVRHPNAKLIAHPECEEPVLRIADYIGSTTGLLKYTQQDDTMEYIVATETGILHQMMKASPQKTFIPAPPENNCACNDCPHMKLNSLEKLYLCMEYETPDIEMDEALRLAAKKPIDRMLEISKQAGL, from the coding sequence ATGGAAAAAGAGATCATCACCGCCGCCCGCCAACAGGTCCCCAAAAAGGGTTTTCTCGATATCGAGATCGATCCCACGCTTGATCTTTTTGCCGCCATCGAACGGTTGAAAAAAGAAAAAAATGCCGTGGTGCTGGCGCACTACTACCAGGAGCCGGATATCCAGGATGTGGCGGATTACATTGGGGATAGTCTGGGTCTGGCGCAGCAGGCGGAGAAGACAAATGCGGATATGATCGTTTTTGCCGGCGTACACTTCATGGCGGAGACAGCCAAGATCCTGAACCCGACAAAAAAAGTGGTGATCCCGGACTTGAATGCAGGTTGTTCCCTAAGCGATAGCTGTCCCCCGCCGCTCTTCAAAAAATTCAAAGAAAAACATCCCGACCATGTCGTGGTGAGTTACATCAACTGCAGCGCGGGAATCAAAGCATTGAGTGATGTGATCGTAACGAGCAGTAATGCACGCGTCATAGTGGAAAGTTTCCCCAAAGACCAAAAGATCATTTTTGCGCCGGATAAAAACCTGGGGGCGTACATCAACAAGGTCACCGGCCGCGATATGTTGTTGTGGAATGGAGCCTGTATGGTGCACGAGATATTTAGTTTGGAAAAGATCACGAAACTTAAAGTACGTCACCCCAACGCTAAACTAATCGCCCACCCTGAATGTGAGGAACCTGTTTTACGTATTGCGGATTATATCGGATCCACCACTGGCCTGCTGAAATACACGCAGCAGGATGATACGATGGAATATATTGTGGCCACAGAAACCGGAATCCTGCACCAGATGATGAAGGCGAGCCCACAGAAGACCTTTATACCCGCACCGCCGGAGAATAACTGTGCCTGCAATGACTGCCCTCACATGAAGCTGAATAGCCTGGAGAAGCTCTATCTCTGCATGGAGTATGAAACACCGGATATTGAAATGGATGAAGCATTAAGACTTGCGGCAAAAAAGCCGATTGATCGAATGCTGGAGATCAGCAAGCAGGCGGGGCTATGA
- a CDS encoding S46 family peptidase: protein MKLLKKLPLLLFLFIQSFAYANEGMWLPLLLERLNEKEMKSLGMKISAKDIYNVNSGSLKDAIVSFGGFCTGEVISTQGLVLTNHHCGFDAIQNHSTLDNNYIRDGFWAKANGSELPNPGLFVTFIVRIEDVSAAALKGVTAGLSESERQSMIDKNLEAVKMNAKKEAHQDVMVRGFFEGNQYYLFITETYRDIRLVGAPPSSIGNYGKDTDNWMWPRHTGDFSIFRIYAGKDNKPADFSPENVPFKPKKALSISLDGVAKGDFTMVFGFPGRTNEYLYSEAVRQVVEVNDPIKIDIRTRALAVIDGYMRKNEQIKIQYAAKYAGISNSWKKWQGEVLGLTKTNGVGKKLAYEKEFQQRVNANPALKAKYGNLLAEIDAAYKEIEPLGKARDYYNEIIPRIELFLACSQVNRLNTARESNGEAGFKKTLPGVQERLEGIYNEYNAEVDKNLFISLLEIYVKKQENEVISPYLLKILAENDQNFIKLADLVYSSTSLDDPAKTMAALAANPAELAQNHQKDLANALFIDINNTYYNKVTKKLNAVQDRINTLQRTYMAAQMEVFKEKRFYPDANSTLRVTYGNVKGYQARDAVEYDFYTYLDGVMEKYKPGDYEFDLPEKLIDLYKKKDFGQYGAKGRQPVCFIAANHTTGGNSGSPALDAYGNLVGLNFDRVWEGTMSDINYDPSICRNIMVDIRYVLFIIDKFAGAGHLVKEMKLVHPKGGR, encoded by the coding sequence ATGAAACTATTGAAAAAACTACCCCTGCTGCTTTTTCTGTTTATCCAGTCTTTTGCCTACGCCAATGAAGGTATGTGGCTCCCGCTACTATTGGAACGTCTGAATGAAAAGGAGATGAAAAGCCTGGGGATGAAGATCAGCGCCAAGGATATATATAATGTAAACAGCGGCAGCCTCAAAGACGCGATCGTCAGCTTTGGCGGATTCTGCACCGGTGAGGTTATTTCCACCCAGGGCCTTGTGCTCACTAACCATCACTGCGGCTTTGATGCCATCCAGAACCACTCCACCCTTGATAATAATTATATACGTGACGGGTTTTGGGCCAAAGCCAACGGCTCCGAGCTTCCCAACCCGGGTCTCTTTGTCACCTTTATCGTGCGGATCGAGGATGTAAGCGCGGCCGCGCTAAAAGGCGTCACCGCCGGGTTATCCGAATCTGAGCGCCAGTCCATGATCGATAAGAACCTGGAAGCCGTAAAAATGAACGCCAAAAAGGAGGCCCACCAGGATGTGATGGTCCGTGGGTTTTTTGAGGGCAACCAATATTACCTCTTTATTACGGAGACCTATCGCGATATCCGGCTGGTCGGGGCACCCCCTTCTTCCATCGGAAATTATGGAAAAGATACCGACAATTGGATGTGGCCAAGACATACCGGCGATTTCTCGATTTTTCGCATTTATGCCGGAAAAGACAACAAACCGGCCGATTTTTCGCCCGAAAACGTCCCTTTTAAGCCAAAAAAGGCCCTTTCCATCTCACTCGATGGCGTAGCAAAAGGTGACTTTACCATGGTTTTCGGTTTTCCCGGAAGAACAAATGAATACCTGTATAGCGAGGCGGTACGCCAGGTAGTGGAAGTAAACGACCCCATCAAGATCGATATCCGCACCCGCGCGCTGGCCGTGATCGACGGATATATGCGCAAGAACGAACAAATCAAGATCCAGTACGCCGCCAAATATGCCGGCATCAGCAATTCCTGGAAAAAATGGCAAGGAGAGGTGCTTGGGCTGACCAAGACGAACGGCGTAGGCAAAAAACTCGCCTATGAAAAGGAATTCCAACAGCGCGTAAACGCCAACCCGGCCTTGAAAGCCAAATACGGCAATCTGCTCGCGGAAATTGACGCGGCTTATAAAGAAATCGAGCCACTGGGAAAAGCGAGGGACTATTATAATGAGATCATCCCACGAATCGAACTCTTCCTTGCCTGCAGCCAGGTGAACAGACTAAACACCGCCCGCGAATCAAACGGGGAAGCGGGTTTCAAGAAAACCTTGCCGGGTGTACAGGAAAGGCTGGAAGGGATCTATAATGAATATAATGCCGAAGTGGACAAAAACCTGTTCATCTCGCTCCTTGAGATTTACGTGAAAAAACAGGAAAATGAGGTCATTTCACCCTATTTATTGAAGATTTTGGCCGAAAATGATCAAAATTTCATAAAATTGGCCGATTTGGTCTATTCTTCCACCAGCCTGGATGATCCGGCCAAAACCATGGCGGCATTGGCCGCAAATCCCGCAGAATTGGCCCAAAATCACCAAAAAGACCTTGCCAACGCGCTTTTTATCGATATCAACAATACATATTATAATAAGGTAACGAAAAAGCTCAATGCGGTGCAGGACCGGATCAATACCCTGCAAAGGACCTATATGGCGGCTCAAATGGAGGTTTTTAAGGAAAAACGCTTCTATCCCGACGCCAACAGCACCCTCCGCGTTACTTATGGTAATGTAAAAGGATACCAGGCCAGGGATGCGGTGGAATATGATTTTTATACCTATCTGGACGGAGTCATGGAAAAATACAAACCCGGCGATTATGAGTTTGACCTGCCCGAAAAGCTCATTGACCTGTATAAAAAGAAAGATTTTGGCCAATATGGCGCCAAAGGCCGGCAGCCAGTCTGTTTTATCGCGGCCAACCATACCACCGGCGGAAATTCAGGCAGTCCGGCACTTGATGCCTATGGAAACCTGGTAGGACTGAATTTTGACCGGGTTTGGGAAGGAACCATGAGTGATATCAACTATGATCCCTCCATTTGCCGGAATATCATGGTGGACATAAGGTATGTGTTGTTTATCATCGACAAATTCGCCGGGGCGGGGCATTTGGTGAAGGAGATGAAACTGGTGCATCCGAAGGGGGGTCGGTAG
- a CDS encoding SurA N-terminal domain-containing protein, whose translation MSVIQTIRDRGALISAIVIAISLVGFILMDAFSGRGSIFDGERSTTLGTVNGLEIKYADFEAKLKAQEAQQQQQGYPMNESSRQGLVQQLWNQEVNRLVMQGEFEKLGLYVGKKELNDVLFNDPGEQVIQRFTDPQTGMYDAAAYQQQVMQWKNSKVPEDQKSFEQFLADLEYQRLNDKFNSLVAISAYYPKWYLEKQNAERSLLSNVSYVLVPYVTVSDSSVKISDKDISDYIAKNKDDFKVEESRSIEYVTFDAAPTAGDSAAVFQQLEQLKQSFATTTDNEGFINANYSELGYYKSKMAKSGIQAGPYIDSVVKVGAGNVYGPFVFGNNYQLAKVISQAVWPDTVNVRHILVSTMENGQQIRDDSSAKKLADSILGLVRRGSNFDSLVAMYSSDQGSKAKGGKYENVTPGGMVPAFNEYIFTHGPKSTDVVKTEFGYHVIEVLSQKGSSPVYEVAYLTKPIVASRETDASANNAANKFAGDSRDPKAFTANWEKELKAKGIQKVPVTLGPQDYNIMGLGVSRQFVRDVYEADQGDVLPPTMIGDKYVVAVVTAVTKEGTMSVDQARVRVEPLLRNEKKAQQIIQKIGSYTTLEEASTKAGFPIATADSLRFSGGSSQMSYETKFLGVSFNPANNGKVVTKPIDGSQGVYVVRVNSQTATSVASANIEDERRFLRQQAMQRIMGGYGNFGFGMQGATPASTLRNLAKIKDNRRKFNY comes from the coding sequence ATGTCAGTCATTCAAACAATCAGAGACAGGGGCGCATTGATTTCAGCAATCGTGATCGCTATTTCACTGGTAGGGTTCATCCTGATGGATGCCTTTTCCGGTCGCGGCAGCATTTTCGATGGGGAGCGATCTACCACATTGGGAACGGTGAACGGCCTGGAGATCAAGTATGCGGATTTCGAAGCCAAGTTGAAGGCACAGGAAGCACAGCAACAACAACAGGGTTATCCCATGAATGAATCATCCCGTCAGGGTTTGGTTCAGCAGTTGTGGAACCAGGAAGTGAACCGTCTTGTAATGCAGGGCGAGTTTGAAAAGCTTGGGCTCTATGTTGGTAAGAAAGAGCTGAACGATGTACTCTTTAATGATCCCGGTGAACAGGTGATCCAACGCTTTACCGATCCGCAGACCGGTATGTATGATGCGGCCGCTTATCAGCAGCAAGTGATGCAATGGAAGAACAGTAAAGTGCCCGAAGACCAAAAAAGCTTTGAGCAGTTTTTGGCCGATCTGGAATACCAGCGCCTGAATGATAAATTCAATTCACTGGTTGCCATCTCCGCGTATTACCCCAAATGGTACCTGGAGAAACAGAATGCTGAGCGCAGCCTGCTTTCCAATGTATCGTATGTGCTGGTTCCTTATGTGACCGTTAGCGACTCTTCAGTAAAGATCAGCGATAAAGACATCAGTGATTATATCGCAAAGAATAAGGATGATTTCAAAGTAGAAGAAAGCCGCAGCATTGAGTATGTAACTTTTGATGCGGCTCCTACAGCGGGTGATAGCGCGGCGGTGTTTCAACAACTCGAACAACTCAAGCAATCTTTTGCTACCACCACCGACAACGAAGGATTTATCAACGCCAACTATTCGGAGCTGGGATATTATAAAAGCAAAATGGCCAAGTCGGGTATTCAGGCGGGCCCTTATATTGACTCTGTGGTTAAAGTAGGTGCCGGTAATGTATATGGTCCTTTTGTGTTTGGTAATAATTATCAACTCGCAAAAGTTATCAGTCAGGCTGTTTGGCCCGACACAGTGAATGTGCGTCATATCCTGGTTTCTACCATGGAGAATGGTCAGCAGATCCGCGATGACAGCAGCGCGAAGAAACTGGCCGATAGCATCCTTGGTCTGGTACGCAGAGGATCTAATTTTGATTCACTGGTGGCAATGTACTCCAGCGACCAGGGCAGCAAGGCCAAGGGCGGTAAATATGAGAATGTGACCCCCGGGGGTATGGTGCCGGCCTTCAATGAATATATTTTTACCCATGGACCCAAATCCACAGATGTGGTGAAGACCGAGTTTGGATACCATGTGATCGAGGTGTTGAGCCAGAAAGGATCTTCGCCGGTATATGAAGTAGCTTATTTGACAAAGCCCATTGTGGCCAGTCGCGAAACAGATGCCTCTGCCAACAATGCGGCCAATAAATTTGCCGGCGACAGCCGCGACCCCAAAGCCTTTACGGCTAATTGGGAGAAAGAATTAAAAGCAAAGGGAATACAGAAGGTGCCTGTAACGCTCGGGCCCCAGGATTATAATATCATGGGACTTGGCGTATCGCGCCAGTTTGTACGCGATGTGTACGAAGCGGACCAGGGCGATGTATTGCCTCCCACCATGATCGGCGATAAATATGTAGTAGCCGTGGTAACCGCAGTAACCAAAGAAGGAACCATGTCGGTTGACCAGGCGCGTGTGCGGGTAGAGCCTTTGTTGCGCAACGAGAAGAAAGCCCAGCAGATCATTCAGAAGATCGGCAGCTACACCACCCTGGAAGAAGCTTCTACCAAGGCAGGGTTCCCGATAGCAACCGCGGACAGCCTGCGGTTCTCCGGTGGCAGCAGCCAAATGAGTTATGAGACCAAGTTCCTGGGTGTGTCATTTAACCCGGCCAATAATGGCAAGGTGGTGACCAAACCCATTGACGGATCACAAGGGGTATATGTGGTACGCGTGAATTCGCAGACCGCTACCTCGGTGGCATCCGCGAATATTGAAGATGAGCGCCGGTTTCTGCGTCAGCAGGCCATGCAGCGCATCATGGGCGGATATGGTAATTTCGGGTTTGGCATGCAAGGCGCCACACCGGCGTCCACGCTGCGTAATCTCGCGAAGATCAAGGACAACCGCCGGAAATTCAACTACTAA
- a CDS encoding DUF2480 family protein, with product MAEELINKVAESGLVTLDLETYYPKGETMVFDLKDFLFMELILKEKDFREKLKSHDWEQYRDKFVAIVCSADAIIPVWAYMLVAAQLQPVAREVVLGDEKELHKKIFLDRIAAINADDYLDKRVVVKGCGELPIGEFAYLEITKKLRPVARSIMYGEPCSTVPVYKKKG from the coding sequence ATGGCCGAAGAACTCATTAATAAAGTAGCGGAGAGTGGTCTGGTGACCCTGGACCTGGAAACCTATTATCCCAAGGGCGAGACCATGGTGTTTGACCTGAAGGATTTTCTTTTCATGGAACTGATCCTGAAAGAAAAGGATTTCCGCGAAAAGCTCAAGTCCCATGATTGGGAACAGTACCGCGATAAGTTTGTGGCCATTGTATGTTCGGCAGACGCCATCATTCCCGTGTGGGCGTATATGCTGGTAGCAGCGCAGTTGCAGCCTGTGGCCAGAGAAGTGGTATTGGGTGATGAAAAAGAACTCCACAAAAAAATATTCCTCGATCGCATAGCCGCCATCAACGCCGATGATTATTTGGATAAGCGCGTGGTGGTAAAAGGCTGTGGCGAACTTCCCATTGGTGAATTTGCCTACCTCGAGATCACCAAAAAACTCCGTCCGGTTGCCAGGAGTATTATGTATGGTGAGCCTTGTAGTACGGTGCCGGTGTATAAGAAGAAGGGGTGA